Proteins encoded together in one Procambarus clarkii isolate CNS0578487 chromosome 71, FALCON_Pclarkii_2.0, whole genome shotgun sequence window:
- the LOC123745558 gene encoding ribonucleoside-diphosphate reductase large subunit → MVRPQEKMWSKMYVLKRDGRQEPVMFDKITSRIQKLCYGLNMDFIDPPAITLKVINGLYTGVTTVELDNLAAETSATMTTKHPDYAVLAARIAVSNLHKETKKSFSEVMEDLRNMTNKKTGMKMPMIGESYYKIIMDNADKLNSAIIYDRDFSYNYFGFKTLERSYLLKIDGKVAERPQQMLMRVAVGIHGEDIDAVIETYNLLSEKWFTHASPTLFNAATCRPQLSSCFLLTMKDDSIEGIYDTLKHCALISKSAGGIGLNVHCIRSMGSYIAGTNGTSNGLVPMLRVYNNTARYVDQGGNKRPGAFAIYLEPWHPDIFDFLDLRKNTGKDEQRARDLFYALWIPDLFMKRVEENGDWSLMCPHECPGLHDSWGAEFEKLYIKYESEGRFRRKVKAQQLWYAVIESQVETGTPYMLYKDACNSKSNQQNLGTIKCSNLCTEIVEYSSPDEIAVCNLASIALNMYVNPDRTYNFAKLKEVTKVVTRNLNKVIDVNFYPVEEAKRSNMRHRPIGIGVQGLADAFILMRYPFDSEKAKLLNKQIFETIYYGAMEASCELAEKEGPYETYAGSPVSKGIFQYDMWNVTPTGLHNWAALKAKVAKHGVRNSLLVAPMPTASTAQILGNNEAIEAYTSNIYTRRVLSGEFQIVNHHLLRDLTELGLWDDETKNELIAKNGSIQGIEKIPADLKALYKTVWEISQKVVIQMAADRGAFIDQSQSLNIHIAEPNYGKLTSMHFYAWKLGLKTGMYYLRTKPAANAIQFTVDKSKLKSSTAASSESNGTTNGIKNEGLQNMAAMVCSLENKDECLMCGS, encoded by the exons ATGGGCGTCAAGAACCTGTCATGTTTGACAAGATAACCTCCCGCATTCAGAAACTTTGCTATGGTCTTAACATGGACTTCATTGACCCG CCTGCAATCACCTTGAAGGTGATCAATGGACTATATACGGGAGTCACGACGGTGGAATTAGATAATCTTGCGGCCGAGACGTCGGCAACCATGACCACGAAGCACCCTGACTACGCTGTTTTGGCGGCAAGGATTGCCGTCTCAAATCTCCACAAGGAGACCAAGAAATCTTTCAGTG AGGTCATGGAGGATCTGCGTAACATGACCAACAAGAAAACTGGAATGAAGATGCCTATGATAGGTGAAAGCTATTACAAAATCATCATGGACAATGCTGATAAATTGAACTCTGCCATTATCTATGATAGAGACTTTTCATACAATTACTTTGGATTTAAG ACTCTGGAGCGCTCGTATTTGCTGAAAATTGATGGGAAAGTTGCTGAACGTCCGCAGCAGATGTTAATGAGGGTGGCAGTTGGCATTCACGGAGAAGACATTGATGCAGTCATTGAGACTTACAACTTGCTTTCCGAGAAGTGGTTTACTCACGCATCCCCGACACTTTTTAATGCCGCTACATGCCGGCCACAACTGTCCAG TTGCTTTTTGTTGACCATGAAGGATGACAGCATTGAAGGCATTTACGACACACTAAAGCACTGTGCACTCATATCAAAATCTGCCGGTGGAATTGGTCTGAATGTGCATTGTATCAGATCGATGGGAAGCTATATTGCTGGAACTAATGGTACCTCCAATGGTTTGGTGCCTATGCTGCGAGTATATAACAATACAG CACGTTATGTTGACCAAGGAGGTAACAAGAGACCAGGTGCATTTGCTATATATTTGGAGCCCTGGCACCCAGATATCTTCGATTTCCTTGATCTGCGTAAGAATACTGGCAAA GATGAACAAAGGGCTCGTGATCTTTTCTACGCCTTGTGGATTCCAGACCTTTTCATGAAACGTGTGGAGGAGAATGGAGATTGGAGCCTAATGTGTCCTCATGAGTGCCCTGGACTACATGATAGTTGGG GTGCAGAGTTTGAGAAACTTTACATAAAATATGAGAGTGAAGGTCGTTTCCGCCGCAAAGTGAAAGCACAGCAGCTGTGGTATGCTGTCATTGAGTCGCAG GTGGAAACTGGAACCCCTTACATGCTTTACAAGGATGCTTGCAACAGTAAGAGCAATCAACAGAATCTTGGGACAATAAAGTGCTCAAATCTTTGCACAGAGATTGTGGAATATTCATCACCAGATGAG ATTGCAGTGTGCAACTTGGCATCCATTGCTCTCAATATGTATGTTAACCCAGATAGAACTTACAACTTTGCCAAGCTGAAAGAGGTCACCAAG GTGGTTACCAGAAATCTGAACAAGGTAATTGATGTGAACTTCTACCCAGTGGAGGAGGCCAAGCGTTCCAACATGCGTCATCGTCCGATTGGCATTGGTGTTCAAGGTCTCGCCGATGCTTTCATTCTTATGAG GTATCCTTTTGATTCTGAAAAAGCCAAGTTGTTAAACAAGCAAATATTTGAAACCATCTACTATGGAGCTATGGAAGCAAGTTGTGAACTTGCTGAAAAGGAAGGCCCATACGAGACATATGCCGGATCCCCCGTCAGCAAGGGA ATTTTCCAGTATGACATGTGGAATGTAACACCCACAGGTCTTCACAATTGGGCTGCACTGAAGGCTAAGGTTGCAAAACATGGTGTCCGAAACTCTCTGCTGGTTGCTCCCATGCCTACTGCTTCCACTGCCCAGATccttggaaataatgaagctattGAGGCATATACTTCCAATATATACACTCGTAGGGTTCTCTCTGGAGAATTTCAG ATTGTAAACCATCACCTCTTGCGTGACTTGACAGAACTTGGATTGTGGGACGATGAAACTAAAAATGAGTTGATTGCCAAAAATGGTTCTATTCAG GGTATCGAAAAGATTCCTGCTGATCTTAAAGCACTATACAAGACAGTGTGGGAGATCTCCCAGAAGGTTGTCATTCAAATGGCAGCAGATCGTGGTGCCTTCATTGACCAGAGTCAGTCGCTGAACATTCACATTGCAGAACCAAATTATGGTAAACTGACATCCATGCATTTCTATGCTTGGAAATTG GGATTAAAGACCGGGATGTACTATCTGCGTACTAAACCTGCTGCTAATGCTATTCAGTTCACTGTTGATAAATCTAAGCTGAAGTCGTCTACTGCTGCCAGCAGTGAATCGAATGGAACAACAAATGGAATAAAAAATGAAGGATTACAGAACATGGCAGCTATGGTGTGTTCTCTTGAAAATAAGGATGAATGCCTCATGTGTGGATCATAA